A portion of the Salmo trutta chromosome 1, fSalTru1.1, whole genome shotgun sequence genome contains these proteins:
- the LOC115199748 gene encoding zinc finger BED domain-containing protein 6 isoform X1 — translation MSAEGPTMTEFKRAFSLVWDHFTLVTPNKVQCALCSQRLSFNKNTSAMLRHLRSRHPSEAWYSNSTSGAHSSTSNSTSGVHSTFSNSIISSSGVHSSFSGTTGLNSMFTNSAAAGHHIQVRTTRQEDLDDALVNMLVKDTQPFSVVEEEGFAAFVQKLDPSYNLPNKQALKKMVGSRCEFINDNVVSQMVISDFVSLTSDMWTSIDKHSYISVTGHLVAENAQLSTFLLGISKLPENHKVIHIEEAKNQLVASWGLHSRVAAFVTENSENMVATVQKLGILQLPSFAHVLNLVIKRSMEATLELQDIRSQARAIVAFFKSNQNAEMRLAEVQGQLGRPEQKLIPEVDSRWNSSFSMLERIFDQRESVAAALSTLDTDIIPLGSADYEVIHQCLGVLGSFNQATAELASEKRVSASKVIPLVRMLKITLEKKHGAIIHPTATQLASNLQRELQTSCSMVETEPILALSALLDPRFKMLAFGNQGYAQEAVKLLTSECASLIRINPDKDDILPPSTTGSTTPSPTSPHTSSWAMETASISMATSPSKSHDGGLWEMFDSKVGETQSVQSSTADAAVEVQHYLSDPYLNRVENPMHYWEKHCKVYPHLFQLARKYLSVPASSVPCERIFTKAGDVFNKKRSCLSMKAVEQIMLLNKGLV, via the exons ATGTCAGCTGAAG GTCCGACGATGACTGAGTTTAAGAGAGCCTTCTCACTGGTGTGGGATCACTTCACTCTAGTGACACCCAATAAGGTCCAGTGCGCCCTCTGTTCACAACGGCTTAGCTTCAACAAAAACACCTCCGCCATGTTAAGGCACTTACGATCAAGGCACCCAAGCGAGGCTTGGTACAGCAACTCAACATCTGGGGCCCACTCAAGCACAAGCAATTCAACATCTGGAGTCCACTCAACGTTTTCAAACTCAATAATTAGTAGTTCTGGAGTCCACTCATCGTTCTCTGGTACTACAGGATTAAACTCAATGTTTACAAACAGTGCTGCTGCTGGACACCACATCCAAG TCAGGACCACCAGACAAGAGGACCTGGATGATGCCCTAGTCAACATGTTGGTTAAAGACACCCAGCCATTTTCAGTTGTCGAGGAAGAGGGATTCGCTGCTTTCGTCCAAAAGCTAGACCCAAGCTACAATCTTCCAAACAAGCAAGCGCTGAAGAAAATGGTGGGGTCTCGGTGTGAATTCATCAATGATAATGTTGTATCTCAGATGGTAATTTCTGACTTTGTCAGCCTGACTTCGGACATGTGGACATCTATAGACAAGCACAGTTACATTTCAGTGACAGGGCATTTGGTAGCAGAAAATGCCCAGTTATCCACTTTCCTCCTTGGGATTTCTAAGCTGCCTGAAAACCACAAAGTGATCCACATTGAGGAGGCCAAAAACCAACTGGTGGCGAGCTGGGGCCTCCACAGTAGGGTCGCTGCATTTGTCACAGAGAACAGCGAAAATATGGTAGCCACGGTTCAGAAATTAGGAATCCTCCAGTTGCCCTCTTTTGCACACGTCCTGAACCTTGTGATTAAGAGGTCCATGGAGGCTACTTTGGAGCTGCAGGACATCCGCTCCCAAGCGCGGGCTATCGTGGCTTTCTTCAAGTCGAATCAGAACGCAGAGATGAGGTTAGCCGAGGTGCAGGGGCAGCTAGGCAGGCCGGAGCAGAAGCTGATCCCGGAAGTGGACTCGAGATGGAACAGTAGCTTTTCTATGCTGGAACGCATCTTTGACCAGAGGGAGTCTGTGGCTGCTGCTCTCAGCACCCTGGACACGGACATCATCCCTCTGGGATCTGCTGACTACGAGGTCATCCACCAGTGTCTCGGAGTGCTGGGTTCCTTCAACCAGGCCACAGCTGAGCTCGCCTCAGAGAAACGCGTCTCGGCCTCCAAGGTCATTCCTCTTGTCCGGATGCTGAAGATAACCCTTGAGAAGAAGCACGGTGCCATCATACACCCTACGGCTACACAGCTGGCGTCTAACCTGCAGAGGGAGCTTCAGACGAGCTGCAGTATGGTGGAGACCGAGCCAATCCtggctctctctgctctcctagACCCGCGCTTCAAAATGTTGGCCTTCGGGAACCAAGGCTACGCTCAGGAGGCGGTGAAGCTCCTCACCTCCGAGTGCGCCTCGTTAATCCGGATAAATCCGGACAAGGACGACATTCTACCACCGTCCACCACCGGGTCGACGACACCCTCGCCGACAtcaccccacacctcctcctggGCAATGGAAACCGCTTCCATCTCCATGGCAACATCTCCGTCTAAGTCCCACGACGGGGGTCTGTGGGAGATGTTTGACAGTAAAGTGGGCGAGACACAGAGCGTCCAGAGCAGCACGGCGGATGCAGCGGTGGAGGTACAACACTACCTCAGTGACCCGTACCTGAACCGAGTGGAGAACCCCATGCACTACTGGGAGAAGCACTGCAAGGTGTACCCGCACCTGTTCCAGCTGGCTCGGAAATACCTCAGCGTTCCCGCCTCGTCTGTGCCATGCGAACGCATATTCACCAAAGCTGGAGATGTGTTCAATAAAAAGAGGAGTTGCCTGAGTATGAAGGCTGTAGAGCAGATAATGCTGTTGAATAAAGGTCTAGTATAG
- the LOC115199748 gene encoding zinc finger BED domain-containing protein 6 isoform X2 → MTEFKRAFSLVWDHFTLVTPNKVQCALCSQRLSFNKNTSAMLRHLRSRHPSEAWYSNSTSGAHSSTSNSTSGVHSTFSNSIISSSGVHSSFSGTTGLNSMFTNSAAAGHHIQVRTTRQEDLDDALVNMLVKDTQPFSVVEEEGFAAFVQKLDPSYNLPNKQALKKMVGSRCEFINDNVVSQMVISDFVSLTSDMWTSIDKHSYISVTGHLVAENAQLSTFLLGISKLPENHKVIHIEEAKNQLVASWGLHSRVAAFVTENSENMVATVQKLGILQLPSFAHVLNLVIKRSMEATLELQDIRSQARAIVAFFKSNQNAEMRLAEVQGQLGRPEQKLIPEVDSRWNSSFSMLERIFDQRESVAAALSTLDTDIIPLGSADYEVIHQCLGVLGSFNQATAELASEKRVSASKVIPLVRMLKITLEKKHGAIIHPTATQLASNLQRELQTSCSMVETEPILALSALLDPRFKMLAFGNQGYAQEAVKLLTSECASLIRINPDKDDILPPSTTGSTTPSPTSPHTSSWAMETASISMATSPSKSHDGGLWEMFDSKVGETQSVQSSTADAAVEVQHYLSDPYLNRVENPMHYWEKHCKVYPHLFQLARKYLSVPASSVPCERIFTKAGDVFNKKRSCLSMKAVEQIMLLNKGLV, encoded by the exons ATGACTGAGTTTAAGAGAGCCTTCTCACTGGTGTGGGATCACTTCACTCTAGTGACACCCAATAAGGTCCAGTGCGCCCTCTGTTCACAACGGCTTAGCTTCAACAAAAACACCTCCGCCATGTTAAGGCACTTACGATCAAGGCACCCAAGCGAGGCTTGGTACAGCAACTCAACATCTGGGGCCCACTCAAGCACAAGCAATTCAACATCTGGAGTCCACTCAACGTTTTCAAACTCAATAATTAGTAGTTCTGGAGTCCACTCATCGTTCTCTGGTACTACAGGATTAAACTCAATGTTTACAAACAGTGCTGCTGCTGGACACCACATCCAAG TCAGGACCACCAGACAAGAGGACCTGGATGATGCCCTAGTCAACATGTTGGTTAAAGACACCCAGCCATTTTCAGTTGTCGAGGAAGAGGGATTCGCTGCTTTCGTCCAAAAGCTAGACCCAAGCTACAATCTTCCAAACAAGCAAGCGCTGAAGAAAATGGTGGGGTCTCGGTGTGAATTCATCAATGATAATGTTGTATCTCAGATGGTAATTTCTGACTTTGTCAGCCTGACTTCGGACATGTGGACATCTATAGACAAGCACAGTTACATTTCAGTGACAGGGCATTTGGTAGCAGAAAATGCCCAGTTATCCACTTTCCTCCTTGGGATTTCTAAGCTGCCTGAAAACCACAAAGTGATCCACATTGAGGAGGCCAAAAACCAACTGGTGGCGAGCTGGGGCCTCCACAGTAGGGTCGCTGCATTTGTCACAGAGAACAGCGAAAATATGGTAGCCACGGTTCAGAAATTAGGAATCCTCCAGTTGCCCTCTTTTGCACACGTCCTGAACCTTGTGATTAAGAGGTCCATGGAGGCTACTTTGGAGCTGCAGGACATCCGCTCCCAAGCGCGGGCTATCGTGGCTTTCTTCAAGTCGAATCAGAACGCAGAGATGAGGTTAGCCGAGGTGCAGGGGCAGCTAGGCAGGCCGGAGCAGAAGCTGATCCCGGAAGTGGACTCGAGATGGAACAGTAGCTTTTCTATGCTGGAACGCATCTTTGACCAGAGGGAGTCTGTGGCTGCTGCTCTCAGCACCCTGGACACGGACATCATCCCTCTGGGATCTGCTGACTACGAGGTCATCCACCAGTGTCTCGGAGTGCTGGGTTCCTTCAACCAGGCCACAGCTGAGCTCGCCTCAGAGAAACGCGTCTCGGCCTCCAAGGTCATTCCTCTTGTCCGGATGCTGAAGATAACCCTTGAGAAGAAGCACGGTGCCATCATACACCCTACGGCTACACAGCTGGCGTCTAACCTGCAGAGGGAGCTTCAGACGAGCTGCAGTATGGTGGAGACCGAGCCAATCCtggctctctctgctctcctagACCCGCGCTTCAAAATGTTGGCCTTCGGGAACCAAGGCTACGCTCAGGAGGCGGTGAAGCTCCTCACCTCCGAGTGCGCCTCGTTAATCCGGATAAATCCGGACAAGGACGACATTCTACCACCGTCCACCACCGGGTCGACGACACCCTCGCCGACAtcaccccacacctcctcctggGCAATGGAAACCGCTTCCATCTCCATGGCAACATCTCCGTCTAAGTCCCACGACGGGGGTCTGTGGGAGATGTTTGACAGTAAAGTGGGCGAGACACAGAGCGTCCAGAGCAGCACGGCGGATGCAGCGGTGGAGGTACAACACTACCTCAGTGACCCGTACCTGAACCGAGTGGAGAACCCCATGCACTACTGGGAGAAGCACTGCAAGGTGTACCCGCACCTGTTCCAGCTGGCTCGGAAATACCTCAGCGTTCCCGCCTCGTCTGTGCCATGCGAACGCATATTCACCAAAGCTGGAGATGTGTTCAATAAAAAGAGGAGTTGCCTGAGTATGAAGGCTGTAGAGCAGATAATGCTGTTGAATAAAGGTCTAGTATAG
- the LOC115203898 gene encoding gamma-crystallin M3-like: MSTSMNMGRVVFYEDRNFQGRSYECSSDCADMSSYLSRCHSCRVQSGCFMVYDRNNYMGNQYFMRRGEYSDFQSMMGMTDIRSCRTIPMHRGSYRMRLYERDNFGGQMHEMMDDCDSIMDRYRMSDCQSCNVMDGHWLMYEQPHFRGRMMYMRPGEYRNFRDMGMSGMRFLSMRRITDMC, translated from the exons ATGTCCACCAGCATGAACATGGGCAGG GTCGTCTTCTACGAGGACAGGAACTTCCAGGGTCGTTCCTATGAGTGCAGCAGCGACTGCGCTGACATGTCCTCCTACCTGAGCAGGTGCCACTCCTGTAGGGTTCAGAGTGGCTGCTTCATGGTCTACGACCGCAACAACTACATGGGAAACCAGTACTTCATGAGGAGGGGAGAGTACTCTGACTTCCAGAGTATGATGGGAATGACTGATATCAGGTCCTGCCGCACGATCCCCATG CACAGAGGATCCTACAGAATGAGGCTCTACGAAAGAGATAACTTCGGAGGTCAGATGCACGAGATGATGGACGACTGTGACTCCATCATGGACCGTTACCGCATGTCCGACTGCCAGTCCTGCAACGTGATGGATGGCCACTGGCTGATGTACGAGCAGCCCCACTTCAGAGGCAGAATGATGTACATGAGGCCCGGAGAGTACAGGAACTTCAGGGATATGGGCATGAGTGGCATGAGGTTCCTGAGCATGAGGCGTATCACTGATATGTGCTAG